In one Halosimplex halophilum genomic region, the following are encoded:
- a CDS encoding winged helix-turn-helix transcriptional regulator — translation MAREGDVDESKRATLRRFAALGASSPFVGFAKDSDSDAPDALLGYVAATPGAHFSKIRDDLQLGTGETQHHLRRLEREGVVESREDGEYRRYFPADRFSEFEQVALGYLRRETPRGMVVALLRDPAASGTALAEELGVSAPTVSKYASQLEEAGLLSREDGYALRRPETLLLLLVQHADSFGPEAAELAADADDIVTYDP, via the coding sequence ATGGCGCGAGAGGGGGATGTCGACGAGAGCAAGCGGGCGACGCTCCGTCGGTTCGCCGCGCTGGGGGCGTCCAGCCCGTTCGTCGGCTTCGCGAAGGACAGCGACAGCGACGCGCCCGACGCCCTGCTCGGGTACGTCGCCGCGACGCCCGGCGCGCACTTCTCGAAGATCCGCGACGACCTGCAGCTGGGCACGGGGGAGACCCAGCACCACCTCCGGCGGCTCGAACGGGAGGGCGTCGTCGAGAGCCGCGAGGACGGCGAGTACCGGCGGTACTTCCCCGCCGACCGCTTCTCGGAGTTCGAGCAGGTAGCGCTGGGCTACCTCCGCCGGGAGACCCCCCGCGGGATGGTCGTCGCGCTCCTGCGCGACCCGGCGGCGTCGGGCACCGCGCTCGCCGAGGAACTGGGCGTCTCCGCGCCCACCGTCAGCAAGTACGCCAGCCAGCTGGAGGAGGCGGGCCTGCTCTCCCGCGAGGACGGCTACGCGCTCCGGCGGCCGGAGACGCTGCTCCTGTTGCTCGTCCAGCACGCCGACTCGTTCGGGCCCGAGGCCGCCGAGCTGGCGGCCGACGCCGACGA